In the Sphingomonas sp. SORGH_AS_0950 genome, one interval contains:
- a CDS encoding polysaccharide deacetylase family protein: MIARELGHAITLFVNPSQVISGNDYWFSRFDALVDGRTVRRCNFQGVAYQLDHKEELRTFRFAVRPQLLVATEAEAQWLLDEVEAVLGAGEAQTGEHARSLSRDEFDQLCEAGVRIGNHGWDHQCISALNAEQQRDSIIAAGDWLRSTSKQPVRDYAVPFGIERLHPDARPACSGTVYQVDSGLPPKAADPSSLFRLNLTPTLQET; encoded by the coding sequence ATGATCGCGCGCGAACTTGGTCATGCGATCACTCTCTTCGTCAACCCATCACAAGTTATTTCCGGGAACGACTATTGGTTCAGCCGTTTCGACGCTCTAGTCGACGGAAGAACGGTCCGAAGGTGCAACTTCCAAGGCGTCGCATATCAACTCGATCACAAAGAAGAACTGCGCACATTTCGCTTTGCAGTAAGGCCGCAGTTGCTGGTTGCTACTGAGGCTGAAGCGCAATGGCTGCTGGACGAAGTCGAGGCGGTTCTCGGGGCAGGAGAGGCACAAACTGGCGAGCACGCACGCTCTTTGTCGCGAGACGAATTTGACCAGCTATGCGAAGCGGGGGTGCGGATAGGAAACCATGGATGGGACCATCAGTGCATTAGTGCTTTAAATGCCGAGCAGCAGCGCGACAGCATAATTGCCGCTGGTGATTGGCTCAGGTCGACCTCAAAGCAGCCCGTGCGGGACTATGCTGTTCCTTTCGGCATCGAACGCCTCCATCCCGACGCACGGCCGGCTTGTTCCGGGACTGTCTATCAGGTCGATTCCGGCCTTCCGCCTAAGGCAGCAGACCCGAGCAGCCTTTTTCGCTTAAACTTGACACCGACGCTTCAGGAAACCTGA